Proteins from a genomic interval of Sulfurospirillum oryzae:
- a CDS encoding glutamate synthase subunit beta, with the protein MREYKTIAKAYPKKRPAEERVEDYYPIYHNFEESEAKAQASRCLQCPIDLLRGLESEFKFCRTGCPLNNNIPRWLKKTYEKDYLGAFELSNARSPFPEILGRVCPKKGLCESSCTLEKTEYHAVSIGNVEVFLNEKAYEQGAIPDYGQAEGRKFKVAVVGSGPAGLSCATFLLRSNIEVELYERENRVGGLLMYGIPNFKLPKSVILRRFEWMKKAGLKVHLNTEVGKDVSLSELQEKFDAVFLGLGVPKGRSADMENEDANGVHQVMTLLTQTQKNLFDHALQKSILRNKHVVVIGGGDSAMDALRTAIRHKAKSVTCVYRRGEESMPGSRAEVINAKEEGVQFIFNALPKKALVDDEHRVTGLEIMETYTDENKRLQTKPHSVQTLPADSIILALGFEAKHFSFYDELNLSVGRSNTLIVDENKETSHPFIFAGGDVVRGANLVVNAALDGRTAAVAIARKLGVVEDQKLYM; encoded by the coding sequence ATGAGAGAATATAAAACAATCGCAAAAGCCTATCCCAAAAAACGTCCCGCAGAGGAGCGTGTTGAGGATTATTACCCTATATATCATAACTTTGAAGAGAGCGAGGCAAAAGCACAAGCAAGCCGCTGTCTGCAATGCCCCATCGATCTTTTACGTGGACTTGAAAGTGAATTCAAGTTTTGCCGCACAGGCTGTCCCTTGAACAACAACATCCCAAGATGGCTTAAAAAAACGTATGAAAAAGACTATCTAGGAGCCTTTGAACTCTCCAATGCCAGATCTCCTTTTCCTGAAATTCTGGGTCGTGTCTGCCCTAAAAAAGGGCTCTGTGAAAGCTCTTGTACGTTGGAAAAGACAGAGTACCATGCTGTTTCTATCGGCAACGTCGAAGTCTTTTTAAACGAAAAAGCGTACGAGCAAGGTGCCATTCCCGATTACGGTCAGGCAGAGGGGCGTAAATTTAAAGTTGCCGTTGTCGGTAGTGGACCAGCAGGTCTTAGCTGTGCGACATTTTTACTACGCTCGAACATTGAAGTCGAGCTGTATGAGAGAGAAAACCGCGTGGGTGGACTTTTGATGTATGGTATTCCCAACTTTAAACTACCCAAAAGTGTCATTTTAAGGCGTTTTGAGTGGATGAAAAAAGCGGGACTCAAAGTGCATCTAAATACCGAAGTGGGCAAAGATGTAAGTTTGAGCGAGCTTCAAGAGAAATTTGATGCCGTTTTTTTGGGCTTAGGCGTGCCAAAAGGTCGTAGTGCCGATATGGAAAACGAAGATGCTAACGGTGTGCATCAAGTCATGACGCTTCTTACGCAAACACAAAAAAACCTTTTCGACCATGCCCTTCAAAAATCGATCTTGCGCAACAAACACGTTGTGGTCATTGGCGGAGGCGACTCTGCAATGGACGCGCTTCGTACTGCCATTCGTCATAAAGCCAAAAGTGTGACGTGTGTCTACCGTAGGGGTGAAGAGAGTATGCCTGGAAGTCGCGCCGAAGTCATTAATGCCAAAGAAGAAGGGGTGCAGTTTATCTTTAACGCCCTTCCTAAAAAAGCGTTGGTGGATGATGAACATCGCGTTACTGGACTTGAAATCATGGAAACCTATACCGATGAGAACAAACGCCTGCAAACCAAGCCGCATAGTGTTCAAACCTTGCCAGCGGACAGTATCATCCTAGCCCTTGGATTTGAGGCAAAACATTTTAGCTTTTACGATGAACTGAATCTCTCTGTTGGACGCTCAAACACCCTCATCGTCGATGAGAATAAAGAGACCTCTCATCCATTCATTTTCGCGGGTGGTGATGTGGTCAGAGGCGCAAACCTCGTTGTCAATGCCGCACTTGATGGCAGAACGGCTGCGGTAGCCATCGCTCGCAAACTTGGCGTTGTAGAAGATCAGAAGCTTTACATGTAA
- a CDS encoding hydrogenase maturation nickel metallochaperone HypA/HybF: protein MHEYTIVASLIDLCEKEAKKHHAKAIKHLQVSVGRLSGIEIHFLEQCFDTFKEETICHDATLSIELCDVVLLCSSCHEKSVVSENHFICPKCYSEDVAMIGGQELHVKSIEIIEE from the coding sequence ATGCATGAATATACCATCGTCGCGTCACTCATTGATTTGTGCGAAAAAGAGGCGAAAAAGCATCATGCCAAAGCCATTAAACATCTACAAGTGAGTGTCGGAAGGTTGAGTGGCATTGAAATTCATTTTTTGGAACAGTGTTTTGATACCTTTAAAGAAGAGACCATCTGCCACGATGCAACTCTAAGCATAGAGCTGTGTGACGTGGTACTTTTGTGCTCGTCTTGTCATGAAAAAAGTGTTGTAAGTGAGAACCATTTTATCTGTCCAAAATGTTATAGCGAGGATGTCGCCATGATAGGCGGACAAGAGTTACATGTAAAAAGTATAGAGATCATAGAGGAATAG
- a CDS encoding 4Fe-4S dicluster domain-containing protein, giving the protein MRNHFILANSTKCVGCLSCELACAASFQGIAFVEAYETKLPLISRNRVIKFEGKTSPLQCMHCESPSCLAVCPHGVIEKMDDFIKIHEEACVGCGTCSLVCPYGAITMIQKEDRRVAVKCNLCFDRIDGPSCIRVCTTSAISVVDYDEYTMLMAQKG; this is encoded by the coding sequence ATGCGAAACCATTTTATATTGGCAAATAGTACCAAATGTGTCGGGTGTTTAAGTTGCGAGTTAGCCTGTGCGGCAAGTTTCCAAGGCATTGCCTTTGTAGAGGCTTATGAGACCAAACTACCGCTTATTTCTCGTAACCGTGTTATCAAGTTTGAGGGCAAAACCTCTCCGCTTCAGTGTATGCACTGCGAGTCACCTTCGTGTTTAGCGGTATGTCCACATGGTGTCATTGAGAAGATGGATGATTTTATCAAGATTCATGAAGAGGCGTGTGTGGGATGCGGTACTTGTTCGTTGGTGTGTCCTTATGGCGCTATCACAATGATTCAAAAAGAAGATCGTAGAGTTGCAGTCAAATGCAATCTCTGTTTTGATCGCATCGATGGACCTTCATGTATTCGCGTCTGTACCACCAGTGCCATTTCGGTAGTGGATTACGACGAGTACACAATGTTAATGGCGCAAAAAGGCTAA
- a CDS encoding hydrogenase large subunit: MDKTKVILGPFDVALEEPVYFKIEPNDDGKTIKSVDMINGFVHRGIESIVLQRNFLQNLIITEKVCALCSNNHPFTYCMAVEKIANITLPERALYLRVIADEIKRIASHLFNLGMLSHLIHNKALMTQFLETREDFQDLKEAIWGNRMDLSANTIGGVKFDLDEKLIASIKATLDKNRSKVEAFIALFETDPTLISRLSGVGVLSYEDALKLGVVGPVARASGVNNDVRKRSPYAAYDKLHFDVILQKDGDVLSRAKVRLYEILESMKLLHQALDALPQGDIALHVKTLLPEGEATSRTEAPRGELVYYLKSNGTRKPERMKWRVPTYMNWEALKVMMPNNSIDDVALIFNSIDPCISCTER; this comes from the coding sequence ATGGATAAAACAAAAGTCATTTTGGGACCTTTTGACGTTGCCCTCGAAGAGCCAGTTTATTTTAAAATCGAGCCAAATGATGATGGTAAAACCATCAAAAGTGTCGATATGATCAACGGTTTTGTTCATCGTGGCATCGAGTCTATCGTGCTTCAACGAAACTTTTTACAAAACCTTATCATCACCGAAAAAGTGTGTGCGCTCTGTTCCAACAACCACCCTTTTACCTATTGTATGGCAGTTGAAAAAATCGCCAATATAACACTTCCTGAGCGTGCCCTTTACCTTCGTGTTATCGCCGATGAGATCAAGCGCATTGCAAGCCATCTCTTTAATCTTGGCATGCTTTCACATCTCATTCACAATAAAGCTCTGATGACACAGTTTTTGGAAACGCGCGAGGATTTTCAAGACCTCAAAGAAGCCATTTGGGGAAACCGTATGGATCTCAGTGCGAACACCATCGGTGGCGTGAAATTTGACCTTGATGAGAAATTGATCGCTTCTATCAAAGCGACACTGGATAAAAACAGAAGCAAAGTCGAAGCGTTCATCGCTCTTTTTGAAACGGATCCAACGCTGATCTCACGACTCAGCGGTGTTGGAGTGCTCAGTTACGAAGATGCGCTAAAACTTGGCGTTGTAGGTCCTGTTGCAAGGGCAAGTGGTGTGAATAATGACGTGCGAAAACGTTCCCCTTACGCCGCGTATGACAAACTCCATTTTGATGTCATCTTGCAAAAAGATGGCGATGTCCTCTCTCGCGCCAAAGTAAGACTGTATGAAATCTTAGAATCCATGAAGCTTTTGCACCAAGCCTTAGATGCCCTTCCGCAAGGAGATATAGCCTTACATGTAAAAACACTTTTGCCAGAGGGTGAAGCGACTTCTCGCACCGAAGCGCCTCGCGGAGAGTTGGTGTATTACCTCAAAAGCAACGGCACACGAAAGCCTGAACGCATGAAGTGGCGAGTTCCAACCTACATGAACTGGGAGGCACTCAAAGTGATGATGCCAAACAACAGCATTGACGATGTTGCACTTATTTTTAACAGCATCGATCCTTGTATCTCTTGTACCGAGCGTTAA
- a CDS encoding NADH-quinone oxidoreductase subunit C, which yields MKSLHVKLNDMTKSMALRCHFEPNSDSLWCEIADKKLLLELAEILATLNARVCMITAYQKEDEHELVYHFDLNGVMLNLKLRITDKSVPSITPLFKSADWTERELSEIYGIAIVNHPNPKRLFLDESIKESVLQEYYSLSSAMSGKVSQELWSRVKAEEGVRHG from the coding sequence ATGAAATCTTTACATGTAAAGTTAAATGATATGACAAAATCAATGGCACTTCGTTGTCATTTTGAACCCAATAGCGATAGCCTTTGGTGTGAAATTGCCGATAAAAAATTGCTTTTAGAGCTTGCCGAAATTCTTGCAACACTCAATGCACGTGTGTGCATGATCACCGCATACCAAAAAGAGGATGAACACGAACTTGTTTATCACTTCGACCTCAATGGTGTCATGCTCAATCTTAAACTGCGCATCACCGACAAAAGCGTTCCCTCCATCACGCCTCTGTTTAAAAGTGCGGACTGGACAGAGAGGGAACTTTCCGAAATCTATGGCATCGCCATTGTCAATCATCCCAACCCTAAACGCCTCTTTTTAGATGAGTCCATTAAAGAGAGTGTTTTGCAAGAGTACTACTCGCTCTCCTCAGCCATGAGTGGCAAAGTGAGCCAAGAGCTTTGGAGCAGAGTCAAAGCTGAAGAAGGAGTGCGTCATGGATAA
- a CDS encoding 4Fe-4S binding protein, producing the protein MNTYKGKVAFDKEQCVLCQTCVFVCPAGAINISCVAPQQSYDFIIWHNTCTLCGNCAYFCPTGAITLSSTLAETTPQSEKYTSITANTVEYGECPKCHEPMINVPKTLLQKGFATVNEELTTLFSLCPKCRRDHTFAKRVL; encoded by the coding sequence ATGAACACCTATAAAGGAAAAGTTGCTTTTGATAAAGAGCAATGCGTACTCTGTCAGACATGTGTTTTCGTCTGCCCAGCAGGAGCGATCAACATCTCCTGCGTTGCACCCCAACAAAGCTACGACTTCATCATTTGGCACAACACCTGCACGTTGTGTGGCAACTGTGCCTATTTTTGCCCAACGGGAGCTATAACACTTAGCTCTACACTTGCAGAGACGACACCCCAAAGTGAAAAATACACCTCCATTACTGCCAATACGGTCGAGTATGGTGAATGTCCCAAATGTCATGAACCTATGATAAACGTCCCAAAAACCTTGCTGCAAAAAGGCTTTGCCACTGTAAATGAAGAGCTTACAACACTCTTTAGCCTTTGCCCAAAATGCAGACGTGACCATACTTTTGCAAAGAGAGTCCTTTAA
- a CDS encoding NADH-quinone oxidoreductase subunit B family protein yields the protein MVDNINVYRINAGSCNGCDVELLASILVPKFGFDTLHCTYTNTPEEANIVIVTGSITTRSKPFLEATLKRLPEQKIVVAMGICPISGGVFRDSYSIEGPLDRFVNVDVNIAGCPPSPQTIVDGLIKACELWKVKVSA from the coding sequence ATGGTAGATAATATTAACGTTTATCGTATCAACGCAGGCTCCTGTAATGGCTGTGATGTCGAGCTGCTTGCAAGCATCCTTGTTCCAAAGTTTGGTTTTGACACCCTTCATTGCACTTACACCAACACCCCTGAAGAGGCAAACATTGTCATCGTCACGGGGTCTATCACCACACGATCCAAACCTTTTTTAGAAGCAACACTGAAACGTTTGCCTGAGCAAAAAATCGTTGTGGCTATGGGTATTTGCCCCATTAGCGGTGGTGTCTTTCGCGATAGTTACTCCATTGAAGGGCCATTAGACCGCTTTGTCAATGTCGATGTCAATATCGCTGGCTGTCCACCTTCTCCTCAAACGATCGTTGATGGACTCATTAAAGCCTGTGAGCTTTGGAAAGTGAAGGTAAGCGCATGA
- a CDS encoding HDIG domain-containing metalloprotein, which translates to MPKREEALTLLKAYNGDALVTHGLAVEGTMRYFAKKAGEDEEKWGIVGLLHDLDYEKYPEQHCHKTAEIMREHGYSEEIIRAIMSHGFGFCTDVEPLSKMEKTLYAVDELTGLITACALVRPSRSVMDLELSSAKKKFKDKAFAAGASREVIQKGADMLGVSVDELIVDVIAAMRAIAPSLGLELKN; encoded by the coding sequence ATGCCAAAAAGAGAAGAGGCGTTGACACTGTTAAAAGCCTATAACGGCGATGCACTTGTTACACATGGACTTGCTGTTGAGGGGACGATGCGCTATTTTGCAAAAAAAGCGGGCGAAGATGAAGAAAAATGGGGTATCGTAGGGCTTTTGCACGATCTTGATTATGAAAAATACCCTGAACAGCATTGCCATAAAACAGCAGAGATTATGCGAGAACATGGCTACTCTGAAGAGATAATACGGGCTATTATGTCGCATGGCTTTGGTTTTTGCACCGATGTTGAACCTCTCTCAAAAATGGAGAAAACCCTTTATGCCGTTGATGAACTCACAGGTTTGATTACCGCGTGTGCGTTGGTTCGTCCAAGCCGTTCTGTGATGGATTTGGAGCTTTCCTCTGCGAAAAAGAAGTTTAAAGACAAAGCTTTTGCCGCGGGTGCTAGCAGAGAAGTCATTCAAAAAGGAGCTGATATGTTAGGTGTCAGCGTTGATGAACTCATTGTTGACGTTATTGCCGCTATGAGAGCCATTGCTCCAAGTCTTGGGTTGGAGCTTAAAAACTAA
- a CDS encoding NYN domain-containing protein, whose protein sequence is MKNISEEKRIVVLIDADNAQQSKLELILAELSTHGHIIVKRAYGDWSSSYLKNWKESLNELAVQPIQQFAYTTGKNSTDASMIIDAMDLLYTQKFDAFALVSSDSDFTKLASRLKESEIYVFGFGEHKTPISFRNACDDFIFTENLSVNTETLEGTPELKPSKATNEDSLKELAKLLHVGWEKTQDDEGWASVSAAGAYIKRQSPDFDPRTYGSSKLTSLLAKLGEQFEMNRYPGKGTTTIVDYRPIVKKAPAKRRRR, encoded by the coding sequence ATGAAAAATATTAGTGAAGAGAAACGAATCGTTGTCTTAATCGATGCGGACAATGCTCAACAAAGCAAGCTTGAGCTCATCCTTGCAGAACTCTCGACACACGGGCATATCATCGTGAAGCGTGCCTATGGTGACTGGTCGAGCAGTTACCTCAAAAACTGGAAAGAGAGCCTCAACGAGCTTGCCGTGCAGCCCATCCAGCAATTTGCTTACACCACAGGGAAAAATTCAACCGATGCTTCGATGATTATTGATGCGATGGACTTACTCTACACTCAAAAATTTGATGCCTTTGCCCTCGTTTCAAGTGACAGTGACTTTACCAAGCTAGCCTCTCGCCTCAAAGAATCAGAAATCTACGTTTTTGGATTTGGTGAGCACAAAACGCCTATCTCCTTTCGTAATGCCTGTGACGACTTTATCTTCACCGAAAATCTTAGCGTTAACACAGAAACATTGGAAGGCACACCCGAACTTAAACCTTCAAAAGCAACCAATGAAGACAGCTTAAAAGAGCTTGCAAAACTTTTACATGTAGGCTGGGAAAAAACGCAAGATGATGAGGGTTGGGCAAGTGTATCGGCAGCTGGTGCGTACATCAAACGCCAATCACCAGACTTTGATCCACGCACCTATGGTTCTAGTAAACTGACATCTCTCCTTGCAAAACTGGGTGAACAGTTCGAAATGAATCGCTACCCTGGAAAGGGGACAACAACCATTGTCGATTATCGCCCTATTGTCAAAAAAGCTCCTGCTAAGAGGCGTCGTCGCTAG
- a CDS encoding MFS transporter: protein MNIHTFRAFKSRNYRLFFAGQSISLMGTWMQRTAVYWVIYVQTNSAFILGLSVFASQFPSFLLSLLGGTIADRYNRFKVLLFTQIASMMQAIAMTLVVVFTDYSVLELICLSVLLGIVNAFDVPARQSLVHYMVEQKEDVSNAIALNSTMVNLARLIGPALAGFILETFGAGICFMLNALSFIAVIISLLMMKLPAHIPQARTQKMLADLNDGLRYLKSTPSLGVLVLLLCVMSLLVLPYTTLFPIIAKETLGGDASIYGYLNSFVGVGALSGAILLASLKHTSNLRKLLIIATTLFGLGILLFSLSHTLLFSYLFCIVAGFGMMLHVTIINTLLQTTSDSTMRGRVISYFAMAFFGMQPLGALLIGSISHYLGAAETLLLEGCAALIIIALFLPYLWKATKVTKPS from the coding sequence ATGAACATTCACACCTTTAGGGCTTTTAAAAGCCGAAATTACCGACTCTTTTTTGCAGGACAGTCCATCTCTTTGATGGGCACATGGATGCAGCGAACGGCTGTTTATTGGGTCATTTATGTGCAAACGAACTCTGCTTTTATACTAGGTCTTAGTGTTTTTGCCTCTCAGTTTCCCTCTTTTTTACTCTCGCTTCTAGGTGGCACGATTGCCGATAGATACAATCGTTTTAAAGTACTTCTCTTCACACAGATTGCCTCGATGATGCAAGCCATTGCGATGACGTTGGTGGTTGTCTTTACGGATTATTCTGTGCTAGAGTTGATTTGTCTTAGTGTTCTATTGGGTATTGTCAATGCGTTTGATGTTCCAGCACGTCAGTCTTTGGTGCATTATATGGTTGAGCAAAAAGAAGATGTCAGCAATGCCATAGCGCTTAATTCGACCATGGTCAATCTAGCACGTCTCATCGGACCTGCGCTTGCAGGTTTTATACTCGAAACCTTTGGAGCGGGCATCTGTTTTATGCTCAATGCCCTTAGTTTTATCGCTGTCATCATCTCATTACTTATGATGAAACTTCCAGCGCATATTCCTCAAGCACGTACCCAAAAGATGCTTGCTGATCTTAATGATGGTCTGCGCTATCTCAAGTCTACTCCGTCCCTTGGTGTATTGGTTTTACTGCTCTGCGTGATGAGCCTGCTCGTACTTCCCTATACGACCTTGTTTCCGATTATCGCCAAAGAGACCTTGGGTGGGGATGCTTCGATTTATGGCTATCTTAACAGTTTTGTGGGCGTTGGCGCTCTCAGTGGCGCGATACTTCTAGCTTCACTTAAACACACCAGTAACCTTAGAAAGTTGCTCATCATCGCTACCACACTTTTTGGCTTGGGTATACTCCTTTTTTCACTCTCACATACCCTACTCTTTTCCTATCTATTTTGCATTGTTGCGGGCTTTGGCATGATGTTACATGTTACCATTATCAATACCCTGCTTCAAACAACCTCAGATAGCACTATGAGAGGAAGAGTCATCAGCTATTTTGCAATGGCTTTTTTTGGCATGCAACCTCTTGGCGCGCTTTTGATAGGCTCAATCTCGCATTATCTTGGAGCGGCCGAGACGCTTCTTTTAGAGGGGTGTGCAGCCCTTATTATCATTGCACTCTTTTTACCTTATTTATGGAAAGCTACAAAAGTCACCAAGCCATCATAA
- a CDS encoding LutC/YkgG family protein — translation MFENFKARAEASGNTEVKRFATTKEALGFIEEFLAKEEVKDEPGSYAVWAKSPILSQFDNKAMAEKFPGLHFEVTKELAKGAKVGITQLKWGLAETGSMAQDSTDIEQRLASALAWIHVAILPTSKIIADIPALMTKMHPKNDKYITLITGASKTADIERVLAIGVHGPERLVIVCVDDLELEGVQS, via the coding sequence ATGTTTGAAAATTTCAAAGCAAGGGCTGAAGCATCGGGCAATACCGAAGTAAAGCGTTTTGCGACAACCAAAGAGGCACTTGGTTTTATTGAAGAGTTCCTTGCAAAAGAAGAAGTGAAAGATGAGCCGGGCTCTTACGCTGTTTGGGCAAAAAGTCCCATCTTGAGCCAATTTGATAACAAAGCGATGGCGGAAAAATTTCCAGGTCTTCATTTTGAAGTGACCAAAGAGCTAGCAAAAGGTGCAAAAGTGGGCATCACGCAGTTAAAGTGGGGATTGGCAGAGACAGGTAGTATGGCACAAGACTCTACCGATATTGAGCAACGCCTTGCGTCTGCGCTTGCATGGATTCACGTAGCAATTCTTCCTACGTCAAAAATCATTGCGGATATTCCTGCGTTGATGACAAAAATGCACCCAAAAAATGACAAATACATTACCCTCATCACAGGTGCGAGTAAAACGGCAGATATTGAACGTGTGCTTGCTATTGGTGTTCACGGACCTGAACGATTGGTTATAGTGTGTGTCGATGATTTAGAGTTAGAAGGAGTACAGTCATGA
- the ldhH gene encoding L-lactate dehydrogenase (quinone) large subunit LdhH produces the protein MKQDMSASIHKALKNQNLAGILDRWNYPATRAKAFEGIDFEALRTKIADIKGEAAGHLDELAETFKKNAEANGIKVFRANSAEAARQYIADLCKEKGVKKIVKSKSMATEEIHLNHFLDEFGIQSDETDLGEWICQLAHQTPSHMVMPALHLTKEEISDLFEEETKQPLDNDIQKLVKVARKAIREKFFEADMGISGANIAIAETGSIVICTNEGNARLVTTLPKVHVALVGLEKLVPHYTDAAPILAALPRNATSQLLTSYASFISAPTLNDDGSMKEVHIVLMDNNRTKMAQDPKFKEALQCIRCAACLNVCPVYRLVTGHVFGDIYTGGIGTILTAWFNELKSAEDIQALCIGCDKCKDICAAKIDIPGLILEIRHRAAEKEGLPFIYKTALEVINNRRVFHGMLRAASVLQKPFVKEGFIRHLPMFLSGLSEYRSLPSVAPVPFRDLFKTIKQPKCDEKAVFYAGCALDFVYPDAGVAIVKILNKAGIEVLFPEEQSCCGIPHWGSGSFDMAADAAERNILPLLEGDPKYIVVSCASCTTALKKEWAKILKEQHRETLIPKANEVSSRTYMFTELVDKLIKEKRLTPKEGIELHTLTYHDSCHAKRHVGIYKEPRAALSAAGYEIKEMNECDTCCGMGGSYTIKQPEISMQMLKRKLENIEATGAEFVSAECPGCLIQLRGGLDKTGSKIKAIHPAELMVDKFK, from the coding sequence ATGAAACAAGATATGTCAGCATCTATCCACAAAGCCCTTAAAAATCAAAACCTTGCAGGTATTTTAGACCGATGGAATTACCCAGCGACACGTGCTAAAGCATTTGAAGGTATCGATTTTGAGGCATTACGAACTAAAATTGCAGATATTAAAGGTGAAGCGGCTGGTCATCTTGATGAATTAGCCGAGACATTTAAGAAAAATGCAGAAGCCAATGGCATCAAAGTGTTTCGTGCCAACAGTGCTGAGGCAGCACGACAATACATTGCCGATCTTTGCAAAGAAAAAGGTGTCAAAAAGATTGTTAAATCAAAATCAATGGCAACCGAAGAGATTCATCTTAACCATTTCCTTGATGAATTTGGCATTCAATCTGATGAAACAGACTTGGGTGAATGGATTTGCCAGCTTGCGCACCAAACACCTTCCCACATGGTTATGCCTGCACTTCATCTCACCAAAGAGGAGATTTCAGACCTTTTTGAGGAAGAGACCAAACAACCTTTGGACAATGACATTCAAAAACTCGTTAAAGTTGCACGAAAAGCGATTCGCGAGAAATTCTTTGAAGCCGATATGGGAATTTCTGGTGCCAATATTGCGATTGCAGAGACAGGCTCTATCGTCATCTGTACCAATGAAGGTAACGCGCGCCTTGTAACAACACTTCCAAAAGTACACGTTGCGTTAGTGGGACTTGAAAAACTTGTTCCTCACTACACTGATGCTGCGCCTATTTTAGCCGCACTTCCTAGAAATGCGACGAGTCAGCTTTTGACCAGTTATGCTTCCTTTATCTCTGCTCCAACACTCAATGATGATGGGTCTATGAAAGAGGTGCATATCGTTTTGATGGACAACAATCGCACCAAAATGGCACAAGACCCTAAATTTAAAGAAGCACTTCAGTGTATTCGTTGTGCGGCGTGTTTGAACGTCTGCCCAGTGTATCGTTTAGTGACAGGACATGTTTTTGGTGACATCTATACTGGTGGTATTGGTACGATTTTAACAGCATGGTTCAATGAGTTAAAATCAGCCGAAGATATTCAAGCGCTTTGTATCGGATGCGATAAATGTAAAGATATATGTGCCGCTAAAATCGACATTCCTGGACTCATTTTAGAGATTCGTCATCGTGCTGCTGAGAAAGAAGGTTTGCCGTTTATCTATAAAACTGCGCTTGAAGTCATCAATAATCGCAGAGTCTTTCATGGCATGTTGCGTGCAGCTTCTGTGCTTCAAAAACCATTTGTGAAAGAGGGATTTATACGACACTTACCGATGTTCCTCTCAGGTTTGTCAGAGTATCGAAGCTTACCATCCGTTGCACCGGTTCCATTCCGTGATCTTTTTAAAACGATCAAACAACCAAAATGCGATGAAAAGGCGGTCTTTTATGCAGGCTGCGCGCTTGATTTTGTTTACCCAGATGCGGGTGTGGCAATTGTCAAGATCTTAAATAAAGCGGGTATTGAAGTACTCTTCCCAGAAGAGCAATCGTGCTGTGGTATTCCTCACTGGGGAAGTGGCTCGTTTGATATGGCAGCCGATGCCGCAGAGCGAAATATCTTGCCACTTTTAGAGGGCGATCCTAAGTATATCGTGGTAAGTTGTGCCAGTTGTACCACCGCTTTGAAAAAAGAGTGGGCTAAAATTCTCAAAGAACAACACAGAGAGACATTGATTCCTAAAGCCAATGAAGTCTCGTCAAGAACCTATATGTTCACCGAATTGGTTGACAAGCTCATTAAAGAAAAACGCTTGACACCAAAAGAAGGCATAGAGCTTCATACGTTAACGTACCATGACTCTTGCCATGCTAAACGTCATGTGGGTATTTACAAAGAGCCGAGGGCGGCGCTTAGTGCTGCTGGGTATGAAATCAAAGAGATGAATGAGTGCGATACCTGTTGTGGTATGGGCGGTTCTTATACGATTAAACAACCTGAAATTTCAATGCAAATGCTTAAACGAAAGCTTGAAAACATTGAAGCAACAGGTGCTGAATTTGTCTCTGCTGAGTGCCCAGGTTGTTTGATTCAATTACGTGGTGGACTTGATAAAACAGGTTCTAAAATTAAAGCAATACATCCTGCGGAATTGATGGTCGATAAGTTTAAATAA
- a CDS encoding FKBP-type peptidyl-prolyl cis-trans isomerase, with amino-acid sequence MTISKNSVVTLEYTITDTTKNLLDSGADPLIYLHGGYNDIFAKIEQALDGKKVGDSIKVQLTPKESFGEYDESLVTIEERGEFDDNIYVGEQFIEVIEDEDEAVEDQKISYTIKEITKDNVTLDGNHPLAGIDVIFTATVLAIRKATAKEIKEEHARS; translated from the coding sequence ATGACCATCTCTAAAAATTCTGTTGTAACACTCGAATACACCATCACCGATACCACTAAAAACCTGCTTGATTCAGGTGCAGATCCACTCATTTACCTTCATGGCGGCTATAATGACATTTTCGCCAAAATCGAACAAGCGCTCGATGGTAAAAAAGTAGGCGATAGCATCAAGGTACAACTCACACCCAAAGAGTCCTTTGGCGAATACGATGAATCCTTGGTGACCATCGAAGAGCGTGGTGAGTTTGATGACAACATCTATGTCGGTGAGCAATTTATCGAAGTGATTGAAGATGAAGACGAAGCCGTAGAAGATCAAAAAATCTCATATACCATCAAAGAGATCACCAAAGACAATGTCACGTTAGATGGAAACCACCCACTTGCAGGCATTGATGTTATCTTTACAGCCACGGTGTTAGCGATTCGTAAAGCCACTGCAAAAGAGATTAAAGAAGAGCACGCAAGATCTTAA